A single region of the Alphaproteobacteria bacterium genome encodes:
- a CDS encoding YdcF family protein, with product MTSLLKILFLPPMLFINLALICLSFHLLYKITKTHKTAKKKLYKIAYASLVALYITSTPIYVYGLYKVIEVPESRLNLTPSIPPQAIVILGAGVKSGALEYGGETLDDTSLERVRRGAMIYRKQPLPILVSGGKFPKEQKATANYMANVLINEFHVPVAYQEDQSLTTYENALNTRKILLEGKNIKSIILVTHAYHMHRALNIFEKMGFIVTPAPTLPMALPFSGKNFLPSPKMIYPSFLVMHEMIGSLWYKTKSGIQ from the coding sequence ATGACATCACTCTTAAAAATTCTATTTCTACCCCCTATGCTTTTCATCAATTTAGCACTCATATGTCTCTCTTTTCACCTCTTATACAAAATAACGAAAACACACAAGACAGCAAAAAAGAAGCTTTATAAAATTGCCTATGCTTCATTGGTCGCTTTGTATATCACATCAACGCCCATTTATGTATATGGGCTCTATAAAGTCATTGAAGTTCCAGAAAGCAGACTGAATCTTACGCCTAGTATCCCACCACAAGCAATCGTCATTTTAGGAGCCGGTGTTAAATCTGGCGCCCTTGAATATGGGGGAGAAACTCTCGATGACACAAGTCTCGAGCGCGTTCGCAGAGGCGCCATGATCTATCGTAAACAACCTCTGCCCATTCTCGTTTCTGGAGGTAAGTTCCCAAAAGAGCAAAAAGCAACTGCAAATTATATGGCCAATGTGTTAATCAATGAGTTTCATGTTCCCGTTGCATATCAAGAAGATCAATCCCTGACAACCTATGAGAATGCGCTCAACACCAGAAAAATTCTTCTTGAAGGGAAAAACATCAAATCAATTATTCTTGTCACCCACGCTTATCATATGCACCGCGCTCTTAATATTTTTGAGAAAATGGGATTCATTGTAACGCCCGCCCCTACTCTGCCGATGGCACTCCCTTTTTCAGGCAAAAACTTTTTACCATCTCCTAAAATGATCTATCCAAGCTTTCTCGTTATGCATGAAATGATCGGCTCCCTTTGGTATAAGACCAAAAGTGGAATT
- a CDS encoding GNAT family N-acetyltransferase: protein MDKSQFTRFSLIQPNNLQDIEKIWINFSLISEPSFFQSWPFIKQVILSSQETSFYFLEIRNSHNLIIGLCLFGEQTKYHFLKKTTTYYLHQTGLPKKDQVYIEYNEPLFHPEHKMEALHHFMSFIQSKPLDHFILSGIKSSLYSILTEYLKINTLSEQSSYGVNLNQLRTSGQSYEDSLGKSTKRHLTKAKDHYKTLSLDFAQDENEATTYLLELAYLHNFSWRQRKITGAFENQDFLNFHLSLIKTTFQQKKTHLVRVKGETEILGYFYFFDQNGVISYYQSGISYKADGRIKPGLLAHAILIQYFLENGKSFYDFMAGNLSYKEALGKKHEVLYWIEANVTYIDKIRSIPTKIRNRLHPNPEE, encoded by the coding sequence ATGGACAAATCACAATTCACACGATTTTCTCTCATTCAACCAAATAATCTTCAAGATATTGAAAAGATTTGGATTAATTTTTCATTAATTTCAGAACCTTCTTTTTTTCAGTCTTGGCCTTTCATCAAGCAGGTGATTCTCAGCTCTCAAGAGACATCTTTTTACTTTCTTGAGATCCGTAACAGCCACAATCTTATTATAGGACTTTGTCTTTTTGGTGAACAGACAAAATATCATTTTCTTAAGAAAACAACAACCTACTATCTCCATCAAACGGGATTGCCTAAAAAAGATCAAGTCTATATCGAATATAATGAGCCTCTATTTCATCCGGAACATAAAATGGAAGCCTTGCACCATTTTATGTCATTCATACAATCCAAACCCCTTGATCACTTTATCTTAAGTGGCATCAAATCGTCTCTATACTCGATCCTCACAGAATATCTAAAGATCAACACATTAAGTGAACAATCATCTTATGGCGTCAACCTTAACCAGCTGCGTACAAGCGGGCAATCTTACGAAGATAGCCTCGGAAAAAGTACAAAACGACATCTCACAAAGGCTAAAGATCATTATAAAACACTCTCTCTCGACTTTGCTCAAGATGAAAATGAAGCCACAACCTACCTTTTAGAGCTTGCCTATCTCCATAACTTTTCTTGGCGACAACGCAAAATCACTGGCGCCTTTGAAAATCAAGATTTTCTGAATTTTCATCTGTCTCTCATCAAAACAACCTTTCAGCAAAAGAAAACACATCTGGTCAGAGTGAAGGGGGAAACGGAGATTCTCGGGTATTTTTATTTCTTTGATCAAAATGGCGTTATTTCTTATTATCAAAGCGGGATTTCATATAAAGCTGATGGACGGATTAAACCAGGTCTTTTGGCTCATGCAATATTAATCCAATACTTTCTTGAGAATGGAAAATCTTTTTATGACTTCATGGCTGGCAATCTCTCTTACAAAGAGGCTCTCGGGAAAAAACATGAAGTTCTTTATTGGATTGAAGCCAACGTAACATATATTGATAAAATTCGGTCTATCCCAACTAAAATACGCAATAGACTGCATCCGAACCCCGAGGAATAA
- a CDS encoding GNAT family N-acetyltransferase: protein MHLSIKNSIDECSSAEKAFLREAGNMNFYCGLPWVTLLYETCFTRQVKLVLCFFYDDHEGKPMACLPMRAETKKLYRLFTQKCLMPLSNFYSCDYGISAHKADIDYHRLARALVNYFIVSEFDLLALDTCFDSKFIDEMLVCGEQKKLLHERYTHFIQRYDIFRDRKSIVIDQLPSKLAHTLTRKGKKAKHDFDVQVHFYEGKTLEQGFLAYNAVYQKAWQKEEPFSGFMSRFVEAANEDNRLLISVLTFNDQPVAAQIWLEWKAGIFAIYKLAFDQAYQKYSPGSLLLHESFDYVLANKKVREIDFGRGDDQYKRDWLPMARAAHGCVLYKRTLLWRLIFIAKRIVHFLKHKR, encoded by the coding sequence ATGCATCTTTCTATTAAAAATTCTATTGATGAATGTTCATCCGCGGAAAAAGCTTTTTTACGAGAGGCTGGCAATATGAATTTTTATTGCGGCTTGCCTTGGGTTACTCTTTTATATGAAACATGCTTCACGCGACAAGTTAAGTTGGTTCTTTGTTTCTTTTATGATGATCATGAGGGAAAGCCGATGGCTTGCCTTCCGATGAGAGCAGAGACAAAGAAACTCTATCGTTTGTTCACTCAAAAATGTTTAATGCCTTTGAGCAATTTCTATAGTTGTGATTATGGTATCAGCGCTCATAAGGCTGACATTGATTATCATCGCTTGGCAAGAGCCTTAGTCAATTATTTTATTGTATCTGAGTTTGATCTTTTGGCATTAGATACGTGTTTTGATAGTAAATTTATTGATGAGATGCTTGTGTGTGGAGAGCAGAAAAAGCTTCTGCATGAGCGCTACACTCATTTTATTCAGCGATATGATATTTTTAGAGATAGAAAATCGATAGTGATTGATCAATTGCCATCAAAATTGGCTCATACTTTGACACGTAAGGGTAAAAAAGCAAAACATGATTTTGATGTACAGGTGCATTTCTATGAAGGAAAAACTTTAGAGCAAGGGTTTTTGGCTTATAATGCTGTTTATCAAAAGGCGTGGCAAAAAGAAGAACCTTTTTCTGGCTTTATGTCTCGATTCGTTGAGGCTGCAAATGAAGATAATAGGTTGCTGATCTCTGTTCTCACTTTTAATGATCAGCCGGTTGCAGCGCAAATATGGCTTGAGTGGAAAGCTGGTATTTTTGCGATCTATAAATTGGCTTTTGATCAGGCTTACCAAAAATATTCACCAGGAAGTCTTTTGCTTCATGAAAGCTTTGACTATGTTCTTGCCAATAAGAAGGTGAGAGAGATTGACTTTGGAAGAGGAGATGATCAGTATAAAAGAGATTGGCTGCCAATGGCGAGAGCTGCTCATGGCTGTGTTCTCTATAAAAGAACATTATTGTGGCGATTAATCTTTATAGCCAAGAGAATTGTTCATTTTTTAAAACATAAAAGATAG
- a CDS encoding UbiX family flavin prenyltransferase, translating to MISDGNNLLPNKKDRLIVGITGASGVLYGIRLLELLREMDLFETHLILSQAAEITIAHETNYKIKDVLALADVFYKPTDITASISSGSFITKGMIIAPCSMNTLGEIAAAITGSLISRAADVVLKERRHLVLMTRESPLHLNHLRNMVRATEAGAIIAPPMPSFYTKPSNMIEAIDYQLIRILDLFGIHIAENKRWQ from the coding sequence ATGATCAGCGATGGAAATAATCTGCTACCAAACAAAAAAGATAGACTCATCGTCGGGATAACTGGTGCATCTGGCGTCTTATATGGGATTCGCCTCCTAGAACTCTTAAGAGAAATGGATCTCTTTGAAACACATCTCATTTTATCACAGGCCGCTGAAATTACCATCGCCCATGAGACAAATTATAAAATCAAAGACGTACTGGCTCTTGCAGATGTATTTTATAAGCCAACCGATATTACAGCCAGCATTTCTAGCGGAAGCTTTATCACCAAAGGGATGATCATTGCACCATGCTCCATGAATACATTAGGTGAAATCGCAGCTGCAATCACAGGCTCTTTAATCTCACGGGCCGCCGATGTGGTGCTAAAAGAAAGACGACACCTTGTTTTAATGACAAGAGAGTCACCGTTACATCTCAACCATCTCCGCAACATGGTACGTGCAACTGAAGCTGGGGCAATTATAGCGCCACCCATGCCTTCCTTTTACACAAAGCCATCAAATATGATTGAGGCAATTGATTACCAACTCATCCGTATTTTGGATCTTTTTGGGATTCACATCGCAGAGAACAAGCGCTGGCAGTAA
- a CDS encoding YdcH family protein: protein MSHYSGLENHIQSLESKHHDVETMIEDELKRPHPDDHRLHELKKEKLKIRDEMMKHKIH from the coding sequence ATGTCGCATTATAGTGGTTTAGAGAATCATATTCAATCTTTAGAAAGTAAACACCATGATGTTGAAACAATGATTGAAGATGAATTAAAACGCCCTCATCCGGATGATCACAGGCTCCACGAGCTCAAGAAAGAAAAATTGAAAATTCGTGATGAAATGATGAAACATAAAATCCATTAA
- a CDS encoding class II aldolase/adducin family protein gives MKIQSDPSLLNLTAAHLLHEIRCDLSVAARWIAKLDLHEGVNNHLSVRLDNHFLINPYGLSFEELYPNDFITVPLESDQITLQQSNKVKVEKTALTIHGAIHKQIEDAYCVIHTHMPYATALASLEDMTLPMINQNGVRFYQSIAYETDYNGLAHDTSEGEKFSDLLVDKKVLLLANHGVIITGASIAEALHNTYYFEQACQNYIIALSTGRKLNIIPDDVANKASVQMKNDHDYAYQLLRSAHSYFNSIQSDSSDLIDF, from the coding sequence ATGAAAATACAATCGGACCCTTCGCTTCTCAATTTAACTGCCGCTCACCTCCTCCATGAAATCCGTTGCGATTTATCAGTTGCAGCAAGATGGATCGCCAAACTCGACCTACACGAAGGCGTGAATAACCATCTTTCAGTTCGACTTGACAACCATTTTCTGATCAACCCATATGGTCTTTCATTTGAAGAATTATATCCAAATGATTTTATAACTGTTCCACTAGAATCAGATCAGATCACATTACAACAATCTAATAAGGTCAAGGTTGAAAAAACCGCTCTCACCATTCATGGTGCCATTCATAAACAAATTGAAGATGCCTATTGTGTTATTCACACACACATGCCATATGCAACGGCTCTCGCCTCTCTTGAAGATATGACTCTGCCGATGATCAATCAAAATGGTGTCCGCTTTTATCAATCAATCGCCTATGAAACCGATTATAATGGACTTGCTCATGATACAAGCGAAGGGGAGAAATTTTCTGACCTTTTGGTTGATAAAAAGGTGCTCCTTTTAGCAAATCATGGCGTTATCATTACAGGCGCCTCAATTGCAGAGGCCCTACATAACACTTACTATTTTGAACAGGCCTGTCAAAATTATATAATTGCTTTATCCACTGGCCGAAAGCTCAATATCATCCCTGATGACGTTGCTAACAAAGCATCAGTGCAAATGAAAAACGATCATGACTATGCATATCAATTGCTTCGTTCCGCTCATAGCTATTTCAATAGTATCCAGTCCGACTCATCTGATCTCATCGATTTCTAG